The sequence GCAAGTCCTGCTCGACAGGTGTTCTCTTGTACATTTCTACTTCTGCCATGTTATCCGATCACTCCCATCAAGTAAACTACTGTGAAGATGAATACCCACACAACGTCAATGAAGTGCCAGTAGAGCGAGAATGTATAATACTTCGTCGCGTTATACAAGTTCAGCCCGCGTCCCGCATTACGGAACAGCAGCAGTGTAACCCATACGAGCCCGATCGCAACGTGGAAACCGTGCGTTCCGACAAGTGTGAAGAAGGAAGAACTGAACGCACTGTTGCCGAACGTGAATCCTTCTTTCACATAGTGGGAGAACTCATACACTTCCAGTCCGAGGAACCCGAGTCCGAGCAGTGCCGTAATCCCGAGCCACAGCTGCATTTTCTTGAAGTTGAAGCTCTTCATATGGTGCATGGCGTACACACTTGTCAGTGAAGACGTCAGCAAAAGCAGCGTCATGACAAAGACCAATGGCAGTTCATATAGTTCCTGAGTGGAGAAACCGAATCCGCTAGGCCCTTTGTTCTTCAAAGCCATATACGTTGCGAACAGCGTCGCGAACAGGATCGTCTCCCCGCCAAGGAAGAGCCAGAACCCGACAAATTTGTTTTTTGCTTCGAGTGTCGCACGCTCCGGATGTTCAGGCCACGTTTCCGGGGTGAATTTCTTATTCAAATCCATCAGATACGACCCCCTTTACTTGCATTGTCCACATCGCGCTGGATCTGTTCTTTCGTGACATGGAAACCGAGATCATCTTTCAATGAGCGCGCTGCCATTGCAACGAATGTCCAGGCGAGACCGAAGATCAGCACCGGCAGACCCCAAGACGTTTCCTGGTGGAACATAGCACCGAATCCTGCGACGAACAGACCGAATGTCATGAGGAACGGAATGATGGAACCGTTCGGCATATGGATATCCGTAATCGGCTCAGCAGGCGTAAGGCCTGTCATGTTGCCTTCGGACTTCTCGATCCAGACTGTATCCAATCCGCGGACGAGCGGAGTGGCCGTGAAATTGTAGAACGGCGGTGGTGACGGGATCGCCCATTCGAGCGTACGTCCGTCTCCCCAAGGGTCGTTTCCGATCCGCTCGTTCTTCGCAACCGTCATGATGATGTTGATGACCAGTACGATGACACCGATAGCCATCAGCAGCGCACCGACTGAACTGATCACGTTGGCAGTATTCCAGCCCTGTCCGTCCATATATGTCCAGACACGGCGCGGCATTCCCCAGAACCCGAGCCAGTGCTGGATCAGGAACGTACAGTGGAAACCGACAAAGAAGAAGATGAACGTGATCTTACCAAGTGCTTCATTGAGCATTGTACCGAACATTTTCGGCCAGTACAGATGCAGACCGCCCAGGATCGCAAGCACGACACCACCGACGATGACGTAGTGGAAATGGGCGACGATGAAGTACGAATCGTGCAGCTGGTAGTCAAGAGGCGCAGCACCCTGCATGACGCCTGTGACACCGCCCATTACGAAGGACGGGATGAAACCGAGTGCATACAGCATCGGTGTCGTGACACGGATGCTTCCGCCCCAGATCGTCAGGAGCCAGTTGAAGATCTTGACACCGGTCGGAACGGCGATCGCCATTGTCGCTACCGCGAAAATCGCGTTCGCTGTAGGCCCAAGACCGACAGTGAACATATGGTGAGCCCATACCATGAAGCCGAGGAATCCGATCAGCACAGTCGCGAAGACCATCGCCGGATATCCGAACAGGCGCTTTCTCGAGAAGATCGGGAAGATCTCGGAGAAAATACCGAACGCCGGGAGAATCAGGATATATACTTCAGGGTGACCGAAGATCCAGAAAATATGCTCCCAGATGATTGTGTTTCCGCCCATTGTATGGTCGAAGAAATTCGCACCGAACATCCGGTCGAATGTCAGGAAGAACAATCCGACAGTCAGCGGCGGGAATGCGAACAGGATCATCGCGGACGCAACGAACGTCGTCCATGTGAACAGCGGCATCCGCATGTATGTCATACCTGGTGCGCGCATGTTGATGATCGTGACAAGGAAGTTGATCCCTGCCATGAGCGTACCGCCCCCGGCGATCTGAAGACCGATCGCATAGAAATCGATACCGTGGCCTGGTGATGCAATGGACAAGGACGCATACGATGTCCACCCTGCATCAGGCACCTGGCCGAGGAACCAGGAAATATTCAGGAACAGTCCCCCGAAGAAGAACATCCAGAATCCGAGTGAGTTGATGAACGGGAATGCTACGTCACGGGCACCGATCTGGAGCGGCATGATGTAGTTCATAAACCCGAATAATATCGGCATGGCTGCCAGGAAGATCATAGTGGTACCATGCATCGTGATTAAATCATTGTACAGACCGGCACTAACAAAGTCATTGTTCGGCTGTAGCAGCTGGATACGGATGAGCATCGCTTCGATTCCGCCGAGGACGAAGAAGAAACCGCCGCCGATCAGATATAGAATACCGATCTTCTTATGGTCGACTGTTGTCATCCAATCCCAGAACGCTGCGCCGAAACTTCTCTTTTGAGCAACAGAACTCACGTTGTTTTACCCTCCTCTTCAATATCGCATTGCGTGTTACTGCTCAACGGAAAGGCCAAGCAGGTATTCAGCTAAGTCGTCGATCTCCTGATCGGACAGCTGATCTTCGAAAGAAGGCATTTTGTTGCCCGGTTTCAGTTTCTGTGGATTTTTGATCCATTCTTTCAAATGTTCCTTATCGTGTTCGATGAATCCGGCAACACGGTTGCGGTCACCGAAGGCTGCTAGGTTAGGCCCTTGCGCCCCGCTGTCGCCGACACCTGAATTTGCGTGACAGCCGATACAGCTGGATTTGAATACTTCTTCACCATCTGCATTGGCAACTTCGGTTTTATCCGCTGTCGCCTTCATGTTTTTCACCCATGTGTTGAAATCGTCACGCGGGAGAGTTTTGACTTTGAAGTCCATCAAGGAGTGGGACGGTCCGCAGAGCTCGGCACATTTACCGTAGAATACGCCGTCTTTCAGATCTTTCGACTCCTGATCGAACGTCAGATAGAACTTGTTCAGGTTCTCGACGTTCGTATCCAGCTTACCGCCGACTGCAGGAATCCAGAAGGAGTGCTTGACGTCAGCTGCCTTCAAGTTGAAGTATACTTTCTCGTCTGTCGGCACGACCAGCTCCTGTGCCGTCACAATACCGAGATCGGGATAACCGAATTCCCACCAGTACAGCTTGGCTGTGACATCGACAACGAGGTGTTTCGCATTTCCGTCATCGTCGACTTCTTCCATCGCTTTCACATCACCCAGTTTGTATGTGTAATACACAGTAGGCACAGCGAGGATTGTGATGAGGATGATCGGGATGATCGTCCAGATCAGCTCCAGTTTCTGACTTCCTTCCGTTTGTTCAGGAATGAAGTCTTCTCCCCGTTTCTTACGGCCGAAACGAATCAGTGCTAATACATAAATTACGACTACGACAATAATGACGAGCAGCATGATACCTGAAGCAAGCATAAGCAGCTTGAACTGGTCTTTACCTACCTGGCCGGCCGGCAAAAGCGTGGATAATTCCTGTTGACCGCAGCCTGCCAAGAAAACAGTCAATACAGCTAACAAGGACAGGAGACGCCATTTTTTGAGTCCTTTCATCATCGCTTCATAATCCCTCTCTTTCCAATAATGTTTTCTTCCATTTGAGGAGCAGTGACCTCTCTATAATGAATTCCTGTCAAAGAAAGAATTCCGATGGGTTAGATGAATATCGAGAAGATAATCATCGAGACAAACAAGATTGTCATGTAATTCAATGAGTAGATGAACATGGACATCGCCCATTTCAAATCGTCTTTTGCACGGAATCCATTCAGCGCAAGCATCAGCCATCCGATATTCAGCAGCGTCGCCAGAATGATGAATGCAGTGCCGAGTCCGCTCAGCAGAAATGGCAGCGGGAACAGCAGCACGACCCATGCGAGCATGGATTTCTTCGTCCGCGCAAATCCTTTGACGACTGGGAGCATCGGGATACCGGCAGCCCGGTATTCTTCCGTCTTCTTCATGGCAAGCGCATAGAAATGAGGCGGCTGCCAGACGAACATGATAAGGAAGAGCGCCCATGCACCGAGACCGAGCGACGGGTCGACAGCAGCCCAGCCGATCAGCGGAGGGACAGCTCCGGAAAGGCTTCCGATAATCGTATTGGAGACGTGTCGGCGCTTCGACCACATGGAATAGAGCACAACGTAACTGAATATTCCGGCGAAACCAAGAAGGCCTGTCACCGTGTTCGCTGAGAACAGAAGTATTTCACCGATTAGAATGAAAAGTAGTGCGGCTGCGAGAACTGCAGGTGCTTTGAAACGTCCTGTGACCGTCGGCCTTGTCTTTGTCCGTGTCATGATCGGATCGATATCCCGATCGATCAGGTTGTTCAGTGCGGCCGAGCCGGCAATGATGAGGGCGGTTCCAAAAAGCACTGCAATCATGAGATCCAGTCTATGTATGAAGCTGACGCCGGCAAACTGGAATGCCAAGAAGAGACCTGTGAACGCAGTAATCAAGTTGGAATTCACAATCCCAATTTTAATCAAGGCCAAGAAGTCTTTCAAGAATGTTGGTGTGATTGCAGTCTCCGGTGCTGTCTGTGCAGCAGTCGTCCGACTGTTCGACATTTGACTCCCCCTTTCAATAACCGGTTGAAAATGACCGCTATACTTAACTATATCGAAAATCCTTCACAATTTCTATACATAAACGCAATTTGTATAGAATTGCACAGTCTTGCGAGGATTTATACAGTGCACCCTCTATAGTAAATCATTACTTGCTGCCGTTTGTGAAGTTATCGGGTCTTTTTTATGAACGTTTTGTGAAAAACTGGTCTGTCCTGCCGGTTCTCCCATTCCGCCATTGTGTTTTAACACGGGATTCTCTATCATTGAAAATTAGAGACCTGTCTGCTGGTCGATATTTATCAAAAGAAGGTGCCTACGCTTGAAACGATATAATTATCTGAAGTGGTTTGCAGTCGCTGCGACAATCGGGATGCTGCTCATCATGCTGGGCGGTGCGCTCGTCACGAAAACCGACAGCGGAATGGGCTGCGGACGTCACTGGCCGGGCTGCAACGGTCAGCTCATCCCTGATGAGATCACGACCGAAGTGCTCATCGAATTCTCCCACCGTCTCGTCACGGGTGTGGTCGGAATCCTGATCGTCGTGCTGGCCGTCTGGTCCTGGAAAGCGATCGGCCACGTGCGGGAAACGAAATTCCTCGCATTCATGGCGGTGTTCTTCCTGATACTCCAGGCTCTGATCGGGGCAGCGCAGGTAAAGTGGGGGCAGGGCGATTTCATCCTCGCCTTGCATTTCGGGATTTCCCTTATTTCCTTTGCGGCTGTCCTGCTGCTCACCCTGCTCATATTCGAAGTCGATAAGAAGTTCGATGCCGACCGTCTGAAAGTCGGACGGACACTCAAATTCCATACGATCGGCGTGACCGTCTATTCGTATCTCGTCATCTACACAGGCGCGCTCGTCCGTCACACGGAATCGAGTCTTGCCTGTGCGGATTGGCCGCTGTGCCGGAATGACCGCTTCGAACTGCCATCCACGCTGAACGAATGGGTCCAGATGGGCCACCGGACGGCTGCGGCACTCATCGTCGTGTGGCTCGCGTATATCGCGTTCCATGTCTATCGCAACTACCGTGATCAGAAAGTGCTCCTCTGGGGCTGGTCGATCGCCCTTCTGCTTGTGCTCGCACAGGCGGTCACCGGCATGCTGTCCGTCTTCACACGGCTCAATCTGATAGTGGCGCTTCTCCATTCGCTCTTCATCACATTGCTGTTCGGACTGCTCACGTATATGATTCTGCTGTTGTCCCGCGTGCGGGTGCATAAGCCGTAAGATGAACAGCCGCCTGGTTTCTTGCACCAGGCGGCTGTTTTTCGTAGGGGAATTACCTTCAGGGCGGAACCGGTTTATCCGGTAGTGCCTCTTGTGGCCAGCCGGCTATTTCACACGGTGCGGACCCAAGGAATCTGTGAAGTTATGAGCGGAATCCGGCAGTTTATGAGCAAATCTCCGTATCGATGAGCCATATATCTTTTCCATAGCCCAAAGACACCCGCCGAAATTCCGGCGGGTGTCTTCGTATTCAATGCTCCAGCTCTATGAGGAGATCGCCTGTTGAAATTGCTTCCCCCGGCGAGACGTGGATTTCTTTCACGACGCCATCGTACGGTGTCTGGATGGTTGTCTCCATCTTCATCGCTTCGGTGATCAGCAGGTGCTGGCCGCGGCGGACGCGGTCGCCTTTCGACACGGCCACCTGGAGGACAGTGCCCGGCATCGTTGCGGCAATGTGCGCGTCGTTGCCCGGATCGGCCTTCTGCTTCTTCACGACATCCGTTTCGACACTGACGTCCTGGATGACCACTTCACGCGGCTGGCCGTTCAGTTCAAAGTAGACGATCCGCGTGCCGTCCGCCTGAGGTTCTCCGATGGACACCAGTTTGACGATGAGGGTCTTCCCCTTTTCGATCTCGACTTCGATCTCTTCGCCGAGCCGCATGCCGTACAGGAACTCCGGCGTCTGGATGACCGAGAGATTGCCGAAATCGTTATGGATCGCCGCGTATTCATCGAACACCTTCGGATACAGCGCAGACGCCAGAGCGTCTTTCATCGTCACCGGACGGTCCAATTTTTCGGCAAGGTCCTTTTTCACCTTTTCGAAATCGACTGTTTCCAGCAGTTCGCCCGGCCGCTCCGTCAGCGGCTTTCGGCCTTTTAGCACGACTTTCTGCAGTTCCTCGGGGAATCCGCCGTATGGCTGTCCGATATACCCCTCGAAGAATTCGATGACGGATTCAGGGAAGTCGATCGACTGTCCGCGCTCGAGCACCGCTTTCTCATCGAGATCATTCTGGACCATGAACAGCGCCATATCGCCGACCACTTTTGAAGACGGTGTCACTTTCACAATGTCCCCGAACAGCATGTTGACCCGGGAGAACATATCCTTGACCTCTTTCCATCGGTTTCCGAGCCCGACACCCTTCGCCTGCTGCTGCAGGTTGGAATACTGGCCGCCCGGCATTTCATGGACATAGACTTCTGAATGAGGGCTGATCATCCCGCTTTCGAAATGGGAATAGTAGGCACGGACGTCTTCCCAATAGAAGGAGAGCTCCTCAAGTGCCTGGATGTCTGTCCGGACACCCCGGCTGCCGTATTGCAGCGCATAATAGAGCGAGTTTGCGGACGGCTGGGAGGTCAGGCCCGACATGGCGCCGAGTGCCGTGTCGACAATATCGACACCCGCTTCGATCGCCCGCTTGTACATGGCGATCCCATTGCCGCTCGTGTCATGTGAGTGGAGATGGATCGGAATGGCCACTGTCTCTTTCAGCTCGGAGATGAGCTGGTAGGCAGCTTCCGGCTTCAGCAGTCCGGCCATGTCCTTCAATGAAAGGATATGCGCGCCGGCGCTCTCCAGTTCCTTCGCCATCTCTTTATAGTAGGAAATCGAATATTTTGTCCGCATCGGATCGAGCACGTCGCCTGTATAGCAGAGAGCCGCTTCTGCGACCTTGTTCTCCTGGCGGACGGCATCGATCGCCGTTTCCATGCCTTTGATCCAGTTCAGGCTGTCGAAGATCCGGAAGACATCGATGCCGGAAGAGGCCGCTTCCTTCACGAATTCCCGGATCACATTGTCCGGATAGTTTTTGTAGCCGACCGCATTGGCGCCGCGGAACAGCATTTGGAACAAGACATTCGGGATCTGCTCCCGCAGGCGTGCAAGCCGTTCCCACGGATCCTCTTTCAGGAACCGGTAGGACACGTCGAATGTGGCGCCGCCCCACATTTCGAATGAAAACAGATCCGGCATGAGACGCGCGGATTCCGCTGCGATATTTGTCATGTCGGCCGTCCTGACCCGAGTGGCCAGCAAGGATTGGTGTGCATCCCGGAATGTCGTATCCGTCAGCAGGACATCCTTCTGGTCCTTGACCCACTCTGCCAGCCCTTCGGGACCCCGTTCGTCCAATATCTGTTTCGTTCCTGGCTTCGGCGGTACTGACAGATCCAGTTCCGGCTTGCGGGGAGTGCCATAGACCGGCTTCGAACCGCGGCCGATTCCCGGGAAGCCGTTGACGGTGATCGTCCCCAGATAGTTGAGCACTTTCGTTCCACGGTCTTTTTTAACTGGGAATTCAAATAATTCAGGAGCCTCGTCGATGAAGTTCGTCGTATAGTCCCCTGTTATGAAACTTTCATGCCGGACGACATTTTCAAGGAACGGGATGTTTGTCTTGATGCCCCGGATCCGGAACTCCTGCAGGTTCCTGTCCATCTTGGCCGCTGCTTCCCTGAATGTGGTTCCCCATGTCGATACTTTCACGAGAAGGGAGTCATAATAAGGTGTGATGACGGCACCCTGGAAGCCATTCCCTGCATCCAGCCGGACACCGAATCCTCCTCCTGATCTGTATACTGACAGCTTGCCTGTATCGGGCATGAAGTCATTGAGCGGATCTTCCGTCGTGACGCGCGCTTGGATTGCATACCCGAACAAGGGGATCTGTTCCTGTTCCGGCACTGCAGCATGGCCTGTGTACAGATTCTCGCCATCCGCTACGAAGATCTGCGTATGGACGATATCGATGCCGGTCACCATCTCGGTGATCGTATGCTCCACCTGGATACGGGGGTTCACTTCGATGAAGTAATACTCGCCATCTGCCACCAGGAATTCCACGGTTCCGGCGTTTATGTAACTGACATTCGCCATCAGCTTGACAGCCGCATCACAGATCTCCCGTCGTAATTCAGCTGAGAGCGAGATGGCCGGAGCGATTTCGACGAGTTTCTGATGCCGGCGCTGCACTGAACAGTCACGTTCATACAAATGTACAATATTTCCATGTGTATCACCGATGATCTGCACTTCAATATGCTTCGGATTGCGGATCAGCTTTTCGACATACACTTCATCGGAGCCGAATGCTGATTTCGCTTCCGACTTCGCACGGCTGAAAGCTTCCTGAACATCGTCAGCCCGCTCGACGATCCGCATGCCGCGTCCGCCTCCGCCAAGTGAAGCTTTGATGATGATCGGGTAGCCGTGGGCAGTACCGAACGCCTCCACTTCTTCCACAGAACGTACCGGTCCGTCCGTACCCGGAATGACCGGAATGCCCGCCCGGACAGCCTGCGTGCGTGCTTTGACCTTGTCTCCGAACATATCGAGATGACGCGAGGTCGGCCCGATGAAAATGATGCCTTCCTGTTCAAGACGTGCCGCAAATTCTTCGTGTTCCGCCAGAAAACCGTATCCGGGGTGGATGGCATTGGCACCGGACCTTTTTGCGATGTCGATGATCCCTTCGATATCCAGATAGGCATCGATTGGCTTCTTCCCTTCCCCCACCAGATAGGATTCATCTGCTTTATAACGATGGAACGACCCGCGGTCTTCTGCTGAATAGATACCGACTGTCGGGATCTGAAGCTCTGTACAGGCTCTGAAAATACGGATTGCAATCTCCCCGCGGTTTGCAACCAGAATCTTTTTGATCGATTTCATTTCCACCTTCGGCACGCCCTTTTCTATTTATTCTTTTCGTATCTCGTGAACATTGAAATATTCATCAATATTCCTAATGCTAAAGATAACAGAATAATCGAAGTTCCGCCATAACTAATAAACGGAAGCGTGACACCCGTCAGCGGAATGAGCCCTGTCAGGCCGCCCAAGTTGACGAATGTCTGGATGCCGATCAGGGCGCCGATGCCGGAAGCGAGCATCCTCGCATGCGGATCAGCCGTCTTCAGTGCAAGTGAGAATGCACGGAAGACAAGGAAGCCGAGACCGCCGATAACGATTACCGTACCGAAGATTCCGAGTTCCTCGGAAATGATCGCCATGATGAAATCCGTGTGCGGCTCCGGCAAGTAGCCCATTTTCTGGACGGAGTTCCCGAGTCCCAGGCCGAACAGGCCGCCCGCGCCGATCGCAATGAAACCATTGACGATCTGGAGGCCGGACCCCTGCATGTATTCGAAAGGTGCACGGTACGCAGCAAAGCGCCCGAGCCTGCCCTCTGTCATTATGTTATCCCATGTGAAGAACAGGAAGATGCCGACAAGGACAAGTATTCCGGCAACGAATCCGCTCAGTTTGCCGAAAGTTTTCAGATTGATGCCGCTTGCGGCCATGACACAGATCGAAGTTGTAATGATGATGAAGGTTGCACCGATATCCGTCTCGGACATGACAGACGCGACAGCGAGCCCAAGGATGACGATTGGCGGTGCAATCCCTTTATTGATACTGTTGATGGTACCGGCGTCATATTTGTTCGCAAACACGCCTGCAAAATAGATGATCATGACAATCTTCGCGACTTCTGACGGCTGCAGGCTGCCGATCGGGAGATTGATCCAGCTCTGCGATCCGACTTCGCCTCCGAAACCGATGAAATGGACGAGAAGCAGCAGGACGAGCATGACAAATACCGATATGATCATGAACTGCTTCTTCCTATACAGTTTGTAAGGAAGGAATGCCGTGAAGAGGAACGCCGGGATTGCGATGAACACGCTTCTGAGCTGCTGGCTGAAGAAGTAGTCCGCCGGCTTCCCATACCGGTTGGCAGCCCATACCATACTGGAGGAGTAGACCATGACCAAACCGAACAGGAGCAATACTAAATATATGAAAAATAATGGGAAATCAAAATGGCGGAACAGCCGCTTGGCATAACTTTTCAAGAAAAATCCCTCGTATCTGTAAATAAAAAACTCAAACTGTGAGTGAGTTTGAGTCTTTTGTTTATTTTTTCATGCTGAGTTCATGCAATATATTCATTTCTTTTTCGAGAGCCGAAAGAATACTCTTTCCGCGTTCCCTGTCAATTAGGCCGAGCTTGGCAGCAAAGTCGATTTCACGGGACAGCCCATACATCTGTGTGTCCAGAACTTCTTCGTACAAAGGGCATTGCGGCATCGTCAAGTTATCCATCTGCACTTTAATGAGCTGTGCGATCTTATCTGCATCCGCCTGCAGCTGCATGATAGCCTTCTCCTGATATGTTTCCTGCACTTCCGTATCCATGAGGACGCCCCCCCAAACCTCTTTTTTCTGCAAGGTGCTATACCCTAAATTGTAGCTTTATAGCGTCGAAATTGCAAGTAATTCCCGAAAGAGTGCAGTCGCCCGGCTGGATGACTACCGGTCGGACGCAAAAGGCGTTATACTGGTACTGACATATGACTGAGCTGGGAGGCTTTACTTTGGAAACCATCATACCGATCACAGGAAACGTCAAGCATACGATTACAATAGATCCGACTGTCTGGATATTCGATGACCGCCGGATCGACCTGGACACCTATTTCACGACGGAACAAGAGGAGATCGACGAAATGGAAGATTACAAAGAACGGATGGGCAAGCACTGGTCGCGTGAAATCATGGAAGGCGCAACCTATCCTCCGACTTTGAAATCCGAAAAGAAATACGAGAAGCAGAAAATGCTGACCGGAACGTTCGGCATGATTTTCGAGCCGTTCCTGAAGAACGCCGAACCGGCCCCTGATGCAGCAACGATGACATTCGTGACGGCGCAAGGGGATGTCGACTTCCCCATCGAGGAAGCGAAGAACCTGATCTTCCAATTCAGCCTCAAAGGCAAGCCGATCAAAGAAGACGGACCGGTCCATATCCTGAAAAAAGACGGATCCAATCTGGACAGCCCCATCAAAGGTGTCACTTCCATCCGGATCAGCTGAAATGAGGTGAAGTAATGCGCGTGAAATGTGTACTATGCGATGAAATCAGTAAACTCGACGATGAGGATCCGCTGGCGAAGAAGCTCCGGAACCGGCCGATCCATACGTTCATGTGTGAATCCTGCAGGGACCGGATCGGTGCATTGACCGAACAGCGGAAGGAAAGCGGTCATTATGTATTCCGCCGCAGTTCCCATCCCGCTGAAGACGGATTCTAAAAAAAGATCCAGCCGCAAATTATGCGACTGGATCTTTTTTGTGTTCGTTGAGACGGCGGACTCTGTAAATGATCAGAATCAGTGCCGCCACGATCAGTCCTTCCACAATCGGAAGGAAAAATGCTAAGAACGTCAGCACGAGGCAGCCGATGAACAAAAAGATGTAAATGACAAGATTTTGCACCGGTCTCAGTTTCCTGGCAAACCCCAGCTTATAGACGAGGGCCGACAGTAAAAACACGAGGGCGAACAGCACGTAGCCGGCGGCATCGAAATTCGGCATCAGTTCATAGATGAACTTTG comes from Sporosarcina trichiuri and encodes:
- a CDS encoding YlaN family protein — its product is MDTEVQETYQEKAIMQLQADADKIAQLIKVQMDNLTMPQCPLYEEVLDTQMYGLSREIDFAAKLGLIDRERGKSILSALEKEMNILHELSMKK
- a CDS encoding YlaI family protein, whose protein sequence is MRVKCVLCDEISKLDDEDPLAKKLRNRPIHTFMCESCRDRIGALTEQRKESGHYVFRRSSHPAEDGF
- a CDS encoding YlaH-like family protein → MKVEDSELVATKMSGIAKFIYELMPNFDAAGYVLFALVFLLSALVYKLGFARKLRPVQNLVIYIFLFIGCLVLTFLAFFLPIVEGLIVAALILIIYRVRRLNEHKKDPVA